AAGGTAAAGCCATAGTCTTAAATAGAATAcagaagagaaaaataaaaaacacattcacacaaatatacaaaataaggTAACTGCATAATTGCTAACACAGATCACTCACAAAaccaaaatacatttgaaagtgTAGCAGGTTTTAACAACACGGGGAATTTAATAGAATGTGATTTATATTTTTGCCACATCAAAGCTAATTTGGTATCAGTGCTTTCTATTGCATTTTCGCTAAGAAACAAGTAGGCTATAGTGAGTCTATTGAGGCCTATGCTCTTAGGCCACTAGTGAAATAAATACTGAAATATACTTTGCTTTGCAGCAAGTGAAGGCTTTGGTTCTGGGACAGGCCCCCAGTGCATTCAATCACATCTCTACTTTTTCAGCACCTATTTCATATTCCTCTGTTCAAGTATCAGGCTGTCTTGTGCTTGACAGCTTAACCAACGACCATCATTAGATACCTAGCCGTTAGAAATCAAGGACTTAAGACAAACAGAAGTGTGTCTGCAGCATTTCACTAATCAAATCATCTTTTTTACTGCAAAATGCAAAAATAACGGTCATATTACTGCCTTCCATGGGAACTCAGATTATTTTCCACTGCACTGATTTTAAAAAGTAATAGATGCTCTTTAATTTGCAACAGTtaccacagcaacaacaaaaccaTTCGTCAAAGGCTCGATGGGTATAATGAAGATGCTAGGCCAATCACAATAGCTTGATCCCCaatgataattaaaaaaaaaatatataaaaaaaaataaaaaacactggTGAGTTTCcaattaaataaatgtatataaggataaaaaacaaaaatacgGAAAAAAGTAACTAGCTAAAGTACATTTGAATGCAGCAGAGACCTTACCATGTTTGTATCTTATCTGCATAGGAAACAGATCCACCGACACTAGGACTTCACATTCAGTTCTCCATTGTGAAACTGGTGGACAACAAGGTCCTTTTATTGCCTTTCTTAAACCCTTTCTTTAAGTACTGCAGAAACCAGAGGTCCCCAGACGAAGGGAAAGCATGTCCATTTCCCTGTCCTCcatcactcaccacacacacacgctatgtTGTGAAAGCTGTTCAGGGTTCAGAGGGCATGGGTCAGGCTGCTGTAGCCACACAGCCCAGGGTGGCAGggaggagacccccccccctcccccccagagtcATCCAGGAGCTCCCTTCACAGAGTCACTCCACAGGGGCGCTGCTGCTGGCTTTGACCCCCGCCCTGCTGATCTGCAGCCAGGGCAGCTTGGCACAGTTCTTGAAGAGCTGCTCGATGGCGATGTGACGAACGTGCAGCTCCGACGCCAGAGAGTCCTTCTCCTGCACTGCCCCGGTCAGCTCCTCAAACACTTCTGAGGGCAAGAAAAAAACTGAGGTAAGTAGAGATCACACACACGGAGGTCAGAGgaaactctcactcacacatgacAAACAGAGACAGTAGACAAACACAAAGGAAATCCATAACCGGACTGAAGACAGAGGGCAAAGAGCAATGACTTCACGCAGACACAACAGCTAATCtccgacaacaacaacaaaccatCTCTCCCAAGGACGGCGCTGCAGACGACAGTCTGCATATCATTTGAATCCGTTTTGAATAAACAAGGGCATTTAAAACAAAAAGGCCAGTATATCCAGTATGCTGAAGCGATCCTCTCAATATAACTGATGCAAAGCCATAACTCCGACCCATCTGTTCACTTTAAAAATGACTGTAAACTTACTTTGAATCTGCAGTAGTAGTTGGCCATTCAGCTGGTGGAGCTCATCCATACTCATTTTAACCACTGCAATATAAAACAGAATACATAATAAAAACACAGGCATGAAAACCTCCCCGTGGCTTTAGCAACTCATTTCCAAACTACAGTCTCTGACCACAACTTCATGCACTTGTCGCATAGCAACAAACTATGCCTTGCCAGTTTAAGGGCCGGTTAGTCACACTGGTTCTCTTTTTTCAAAGCAATGAAATTCAAAGCGTATGAAAGGCCAGCGTCCTTGAGAAAGAACCCCCCACGCTCCCTGAGGATGTGTTCCAACACAACCTTGGTTCAGTGACGGAGCGGGGAGAAAGCAAGGGCATCTTTTGAGGTAGGAAAGAAAGAGACGGCTTCTCTCTGGAAGGAGGGTGGCggtgtggggggaggtgaggagagggagggagagagaggtcaggcaCGAACGCCCGAGAGTGCCAGGAAAGCACGGCTCCTGCGTCACCATTATTGTCTGCTTGCCACATCGCTGAGGAGGAAACCAGGGTGATAGGAATCTCTGGCCCGCGCACCGCAGACAGCAGATGCGATGAAGAGGGGAGGATAACGAGCGTATGATGCATTCCACCCGTCTCCCCCCATCTACCCTCTTCtcatatcctctctctctctctctaatgtgCCTCCTCCCGCTCAAAGTCACTCTCCGCTGAGGAAGCCACACCATACTGCGTCTGAAGATGTTGCCTTTTTTTTTGTATGAGTGAAGAGGGTGATGGTGAACGGGGGGGTCTGGATACTCACGCTGGTCTCTGCCGTGGCCCTGGTGTCTGTGCTGCGTCTGCTCGCCCCCCAGAGGCGGGGAGAGGTGCTGCAGGCCCTGTCTGCCCGTGCCTCCCCACAAGCAGCCCTGCGAGTCCTCCAAGAGGCCTAGGCCCAGCTCCTCAGCGGTGTGGCACTCCAGCATGCCTGCGGCGTAGTCGGGCAGCCCCGTAGCCGTGCCCTGGTTCCAACGCGGGGCGTAGCGGGGGACCTGGGCGTCTGACTGGGGCAGCAGCTTGCAGTCCCCCTGCTGGCTGTAGCACAGCAGCTTGCCCCCCCGACGGCCCAGCCCgtccgaggaggaggagtcttTGTTCTGGGCGTACTGCACGATGCGGCCGATCTTCTGGCTCAGGGCCAGCTTCATGCCCTCGTAGGCGCTGCGGGAGACCTTGGAGCGTGACAGCTTCTGATTGGCGATGAGGTGGTACTTCTCGAAGCAGTCCCTGTGACCCCGCAGGGACTTGGAGTGGAGAAGGGTGGAGGCAGACACACCTAGGGGGCACAGAGCAGGATGTTTTCGATTAGGACTTTCCATTTCTCAGTCTAAGTGTGTCCAAGATGCTGTGCTATGGAGATATAACACGAATCACGGCACAGCCCTGACACAAAGCGCTTGAACAATTCATTTTGAAATAATCCAATATAAAAAGCAGGCAAAAAAACGGTCAGATTAAAATATGTGGATATTCGGGTGAAAGCAGCTTAAGTGTGCTATGGATTATTTTAGCATGGAGAAGGCAGGGATTGCAGCCTGACCCTATCTTGAATAGAGATAGCTATCTGCTGGGGCCCAGTCCACTGTTAGCTCCCTCACAACCTCTAAACAGGTGCCATTCGGTCTCTGCAGCTTTTAAAAGACCCTTTTTCCTGAGCAATGGCTTTGTAAATCTCTGCATATTTACTCTACAAAAATGGCATGTGCTACATTTTACTGGGCGTTCTGGATACCAACTGAGAATAATATACAGGCCAGATCCAATTATGATGCTTAGGTTAACCTTTTTAGATATTATTTCAAATAGTTTTGAGGGAACTGACTTCCTGGCTTCCAGACAGGAGACATTCTTTCTCTCATGTTTATTACACAAAGGAAATTCGGAGAAGTGTCCCCTCTCCAAGTTAAAACAACCTTGgtcaggagagaggctggcaaATAGTAAAGACGGAAGGGTACAGGATGGCAGATCGATGAGgactgaatgtgtatgtgtgcacaagatgtagagggagaaagggagagactgtGCTGTTTGTGCAGGCTTTGTTTGATAGGAGTCTTATCGAGGCCTCCCATTTCTGCGAGGCAGACACACGTGTTGGAACATGAAGCCAGGGGATTAGTCATCACCACCATTCGTCAAGACGGAGGCGCTTGATGAGCTGGGTTAGCAGGGTTCAACTTAAACATTACAGGAAGGAGAGGCGAGGTGAGAGGAAAGCCAGAGACACCACTACGAAACACCTGACCGATAAAGCATTTCCTCTCACAGGAGAGGCCAACAGCAGGAAGGGCTCACTTGTCTAAACGGTAGCCCAGACAAAGAGGCAGTAAAGGCCAGGACCTTCAGACCACCCAGagcccacacccacccacccacacacacacacccagtctccTCACAGAATAAAACACAAATACCCACGCATAGAATACCCTGGCTTCCTCTCACATGAAACACAgaaaagcgagagagaaaaggagaagaaaaaaaaaacttggttgCGCCATCGAcccaagagacacattcaaaGCAGCTGACTAGCTTGtacttctcctccccccactaCTTACAGAAGTAACACAATCCATTCACCATAGAGATACAACCTGCCTTAACCTGTCACAATACTTCTCTGTTCTTGCAACAGTGACTAACAGTGGAGGTGAAAGAGCAAACCCCCACAGCAATAGTCTATAAGCTTATGGCTGGAGAAAGCCCATTTGCCTCTTTAAACAAACTGGAATTAGGCCATACTTCTGGTATGAGGGGCATCAATTCTTAGTGCAGGTGTGCGTTCTTACTGTGGCCACAGACACAAATACTTCTTCGTATATTTTAAGGTCAGGAACCGACCGGTGTTTCGAATGTCTTCGTCCACGGCTACCGAACACTTCCCAAACTTGCCTCGCTCACCCTTTACCTCCGTAAGCCCCAGCCAAGAGCAATAAGCTGATCAGGCTCAGACACTGCTCTGCCACAAAGCACTGGCCCCATGTTGAAAAGAGGAGGCCACGACCAGGGCAGCGCTCCACTAGCCAGGCAGGGAGTCGGGCTGAGCACCGGAGCTAAGCAGCTTAGCCACTAACATGAGTCTCTTTctgtgagacacagagacacacacacacaccccattcaagcAGAGGTGAGTCAACACGTTCTCCAGTCTAGAACGTAAGCAGCGTGGACCTGGTGAGCAACAGAAGCCCGCTTCTTTCTGTGTTCCGAGTGACAGTCTACCTGACCTTGAATGAAACAAACCTGGAGCCTTGGGACAACTTCCTCACAACTGGAACGTTATGTCAGTAGCGACTACAGACTAGCATAACCAAAAGCCAATATACAGGGAAAGGCTTGCATTGGAGTGATCTGTGTCAAATTGAGTAACTCCTGAAAGGAAAGCGGATCCCTGGGGCTAGGAAGAGAATATGTTCCTTCATTTGATCTAATCCTTGTCTCCATTTAGAGAACAGTCCAACATCTGGACAAatatctgctctccctctccacaaGCAATGAGGGCTAGTGGTTCTCTACTCGCTGCCATGGAAACCATAATCTTATCATATGTAATCTATGCCTTAGCTGTCTTTTCGCTGCTGTGAAGATAGAGTCCTGAGGCATCTCATCTAATTAGacatgatagtgtgtgtgtgtgtgtctgtgtgtgtgtgtcgtctcaaAAGACCGATACCTTCTCCACTCCACACCAGTATATAGACTGTGCAGGTCCCTAACTAGCCAATATAAATGTTACTAAAATGTAATTCTctagaaacaaaaaaacacccaaGAAGGTTCCCTGGTTTCCTTCCGAGTAATATTCAAAAATAGTTTCATTACTCGATTAAATCTGCTGGCAGCAATCTTCTCTttgagcgtgtttgtgtgtactgagCAAGGGCATCCAATTCTTGACACACTTCACCGCCAGTAAGTGGGTGAGGGGTTTGTAAGGAGAAATAGGACAGGGGTCAGTGGGCCATCGTGTTCTAATACAGCCACTTGGCAGTGGCACAGTCTAAACAGGAAGACTGTCAACAGCTGCAGAGCTAAACCTGGACGCCACGCAGAGCTCACGTGAACAGCAGGCACAGATCTCTCAACCTGTCCTCAACCGCTGCTGGATTTGGACCTTTTTTCCAACCAGGCAGGGTTGAACAGCTACCAACGGAAACATGGTTGAAGTGGAACGTTTCACAAATATGGTTGAAAGCTTTCCGTCTTAACGTGCAAACGAACATCCCAGAGAGTAAATACCAAAacgcaataaaaaataaataaaagaaattCTCCCATAACATAGTTCTTTAATAGTAGGATTTAGCAGTAAGAGCATGCTATTCCTCTGTTTCATGGCCACAGCAGAAAGCCCGTGGATGGATCACCAGGAGGGCTTTAGGCTATAGCAGAGTCAGCACATTACTCTGCCAGTCCTATTCGACTACATTAGGCACAAAATACCACGGCCACAACACAACATAATCAACCTCGAGGTGAGGAGTTCAACCACAATAAGCAGGCTTTTTACGGAGCACAATGACCCCCAAACAGCCAGCTCTACAGCGGCCCGTAGCTCCGTCAATGTGTGGGAGCGCGGCCTTCTCCTAGCTGGAACATTCCCTGCTTTTACACTCGCCGGCACTCACGGTCCAGGCCGGTAACGTCACGGGGCCTCAGCCCAAATTCCATCTGCGGTTACGTCAAGGGATGAAGGAATGTTGCCGGAGAGGTGACGGCTGCTGCTCTGCAGACGTGTGCTTTGGAGAAGGGGTCAAGAGAGGTCGTCAAAGTCAGCCCCCATCGGGATGACAGGAGCATCTGGAGGAAAGAGCCCTCGGGTTGTCGTGGGGATCCTCTCAGGTGTGAGGCGTGAACATCCTGTCAGATACAGGACTCTCTTCACCGAAGATAACGGAGCAGAACCGCTGTCGAGGGTGAAGCCAAGGGGCCTTTTCAACCGTCCAATCACAGGATCTTCTTcacgagaagaggaagctcagCGCGAGTTTGCCCGGGACTCTACCGAACCACAGTAAACAAGCAAGTGTTTCCCAACAGTGGAACACCAAACTCTACAGAGACCAAAGTGTGTGAAGCATCAAAGCTGGTGAAGGAAGCACATGGGAGCAAAAGAGAACAATGAATTGAtaccccaaaaaaaacacacagtgcCGCAGAGGACACTTGTTTAAAAATAGTACAATTACTGTCACAGCTACTGGCGGTTAGAACCCACAGAATGTGCACACCCAaaaaaacaacaggtacagAAATCAAGACATATTGAAATACACAGAAGTTCAACACTTCCTACGGGGGCACTACTGTTGAGTTGTAAATAACCTCTTTAAGACATAGCAGAGAGGTGCCACTTCCTGAACACATGGAGGACTGCACTCTCCCCATTGTAAGCAACAAGGACATTAACAATGCTACCAGTGGAATCCGCTTGTCAGCCCTCTGGTGTATGGGGTTTGGTGGCCAGTCAGTAAATCAATGGCCCCACAAAACAGTATGTGCTATCCGCCAACAACAGCTTCTATCTTTAGTGATATGCTATCACTGGACTCATGAGCATGGGAAAAGTATTTGGCTGGTAGAGAGCTCCAGCTGTCACAGTACAGTGTATCAGCAGCTATGTGAAAACAGACCAGAACCTCGACAGTGAAGTTGCtatgggctgaggagggtgtgaGGAGTGCAGCAAGATGAAAGCCAAAAAACaagcctgcctgcaggcctgcCTTTAGCTACAACGCTGCGTGGTATGCTTGCTCTCACACTGAGAAAAACCTTATCTGTGTCCATGTAGCTCATGTCGAGCTAGCAGTGTAATATGAGTACTGTTTGATGGCTCATGTTGAATATTCAGAGCAGCACGGATGAATATTTTGTGGTGCTAATTCACCTGTGAGACAGAAGCCGGACATGTTCTTCTGTTCCCTGTATTGATGTGTTCGCAGCCGCAGAATAAAATAAATCCCGGTCGAAATCATTGTATGCTGCTGCGAGTACATATTAGAAATGCTCAGTGCTGAAAGCCCCAGCCTGAACGTTCCTGCATTCTGGAAAGTACTGTCCCCGGACGAGGGACCCCATTGGTTCCAGCTTTTAGCACCTCGGAACTCCATTTAGACCCTGGTTCCTGCGGTGAAACACAGTAGGTTCCAGGGGGAAGAGTTCCTGCAGTGGAAATGTGGCTACAGACTAGGCccgagaaagagatggagaaagagggcaTGTCTTCGCACGGTCTGCCCTTGGCGCCCCATGGACATAGAGCAGTCTTTTGTTCTCCCATGATTAAGTCAAGCTAATGATGATGAGCCGTTGGCACTAGATCATCTCTGGGCACGTAGCCTGGCTAGGGATGCCTGTAAGCAGGGCTGGGTCACACTAGCCTGCTATCAGACTGTAGACCATCATACCCTAGGCTCCTTACAACACACGCTATTATTATGTGCTTGCCACCATAGGCAGCCGGTTACATAACCAGCACTTTGTGGCTACACAGGCTCTATCAGAACCTCTGCAACAATATCTATTCTAGACTTTTCTACTGAAAGAGGCACAGTGGGCCACAATGGTAACACGAGGAGGCAGACTGTGATATCAGCACATGATGCTCACGGCGACTCACAATGAAGCTCATTCTGGGAAGAACTCACATGAATTCCCACAGATAATAAACCGACTTAGCTCTGGAACAAATGGGATGCGTTCTCCCCCTCGGTTAGTTCCCATATTCAATATCTCAAGTCCATCCATGCCTTAAATCCTAGCAGCGTAtaaaactgccctcctgtcaatATGATGTCATGCTTCTCGGAGAACGTTTCGGTCTGCTATCAGCTACTGTtcccctagctagctagcccactGCTTTTATGGAGGGAAGATAAACACAGTTCCCTTCCCAACAACGGAGGGCCCTCGTGCCGTGGGTCTGGGACTGAGCGCCAAGAGAAGGCCAGGCTTGTCTCCTGGGAGACACCGCTCTCATTCTAGTAGGCCTGCTCATTAATTAAGAACAGCAAAATAGGCCCTTCGAACCAACGGATCTAGTGCTGGAGAGGCATATGAGGGGAAGGAGCCTTGGCAGTGCGGTGAGAGGTGCTTGCTGGTGCTGAGCGGACTGACGTGCATAGCATGTGCCCCCTGTAGGCCCATTGTTCAAGCTGGTGAGAGACAAGTCCACACACTGACCGTGATGACAACATCAAAACGTAAGCCTGATTAGCCACAAAAAAAGCTACTTGTTAAGAAACAGGCCAGTGCTAACTGGTGGATGTGATGCTTCGGATGTGGAGATGAACATGTCGTCACAGTCACTTTGAATTCGCCAGGATCAAAAGATCAGTTGGACTACCCTGCTGTCAACCAGCAGTGTGAACCTTAGCGGATAATGTAAAGGTCCCTGGAGAGTGATACGATCAGGGATTGAGGCCTACTGGTGTGGTGATACCCTGCCACGGCCTTCAATTTTTTATCAAGCAACCAAAAGGTGCTGATATACATGCCAGAGGTTCTACATTTGACTTCATTCTAAGTGCTATGAGAGACAGCaaagaatataaaaaaaaaaaaaaatggcacAATGATCGCCGGCATATTCAAGCAGGCCCATCTTTGTTCTATGTGCCTTTGGTCGATATCGGGTGCCAAATAATCATGGAACAATCATGAGGGAGAGGTTCCACAGTGAGGTGCACAAACAAGGTCCTTATGAAACACGCCGTTTTGGCCTACAGTCATCAGGTTGCCTTGAAATATGAGCCGTCACATGCATTGCACACTGACTGCACAGGAGGGACACTGTTTGCTTTTCAGATCCACTGTGTAAACAGGCTCTAGGGACCCATCTCGTTCTCTCACCTTCAATGCTGAGCTCGAAGCAGACATGGCAGAAGGATAAGGTCCCCGTCTccgtctccagtttgcagacaCTGCAGATGTTGTCATCATTCAGGTCGATGTTCACAAACTGTTCCTCTTCGTCCATGCTGCCCgtgggaggaacacacacacacacagacagagcaggatTTGAGAGACCTTACACAACATCCAAACTATTCAGGCAAGATTGTCACTACTCAGAcaatatatttcaaataaaacagCTTGGGTTGTAGCCAGCAAGACAAATGTGTTCTTGCATTTCTACTGGCTCACAGCTTGAAAGGTAGCTAGACATCTGTGAGCTCTGAGCTAGACTATGGCCTGTTGAATGCCACACTATCTGCCTTTCATGTCCAAAACACCCCCAAAACACTTGCATAATAGCCTGTAGCCTAGCTGACTTCAGAAGATAATATGTGAACTACTGGCAAAAGATAAAATGTAAATCTATTGAGCTTCATCGGTTCTCTCTTAAGAAAGGGGAACTTTGTATTGACACACATGACAAGCTGCTAGGAGACACTGTTTTGTTTTCCTAGCATCAAAAAGCTGGCTTCTGGCTTCTAAAACAGCAGTGGTCTTTAGAGATAGGGAACACTAGCGTCCAGTGTTTACACATGGCAAATTAGCTTACCCTAGCTTACATAAGATCACTACTCTGGAATGTCACAACCAAGCGTGTCATTTCATTACAATGTGAGAAGAATGATTTCAGTGTCTTTCTCAGAACACGAAAGTTGCTTTAGTTTAATTAAGCAGTAGCCTATATAATGAACGTGTACAAGAGTTTGAAACAAAATAGACAACATCTAATTTCAGACGCCTGGTGCTGTGACTTGTCGAGGACAAGCTGGAAATGCAATAATGACAACATATTTGCCCACCAAGTACAGTACAATGGTCGGATGCTCACATGCTCACAACATATCTATATGATATTTAATGAAAATGTAAGTTAAGCAAGTAAAGGTAAGAAAGTAACTAGCATTTAGCTCACTGCTCACTGACTTACCAGGTGCCACTTGCTGCTGTTAGTGCTAGGCTAGCTGCTATTGCTAGTCTACCTGGCTAGCTGGGCAAGATTATTCGTGaccgttagctagctacagtagcctacagtgtCTCCATCAAGCCAAAGCCAAGAATACATCACATTATTGTTAATGACAAGCGAGGTCAATTTGATAAGGTATATTTCGTCTAGTTACCTTGTAAGCTTCGTCAGAGGATCGACTTCGAATAAATTGATCGGGTGTTCTGCTAGTTCCCTTGCGCCTCCACGGGTCCTACGGCGCCCACAAAGTAGCTTCTGATGGAGTCAGACTCCGTTCTCTGGCACGCTAGCATCAGTTAGCTATATTAGTTTTGGTACACGGGGaaattccaccccccccccccccccttttcggAATAAACCACTGGTTTAAAAGTGGGTGTAATAAAATATTGACAAATAAAACATGGGACATGTTTTCACATTGCTATGatgtaaacacatttttgttAGATTATGATTGTCTGCATACAATTATAAAACAAGATTTTATCCAAAAAGATATTGTAATTACCCATCTTGAAATATTGTTACATTATGGCCCCTTTACAGATTAACACGGTAGTTTCCTGCTTAACAGTACTATCAAAACAGAGGAACAGTCCTGGCTGATTCAGAGGAAACAAAGAcattttgatcattttattagaGAAAGGTAACTTAAAGGAAAATGTTATTTAAAGATAAGAGAGTGGTCTGTACCTTATCCAGTTGAAGTTGAATTGCAATAGACCTCTTTCATTTTTCATTCACATGAAGGCAAACCCGGGGAATTCCTTTGGGGATATTCCTATTAAAGTAAAATTGTTGTCAGCCCGGAACAaattgtaggctacataatcTATCTCAACATGAACACGAAGTATGGCTGTGacataatttatttattttttaatcatGTTTTATGACACTAAAATGAATTATATTTAAACGTGGTTTAAATATCCTACAACTGTACAGCTGGAATGAAATAATAGAATGTAACAACATACAATTTTATCATATTCTCTCATCTGATTTCGACTACTATTGACCTACTGAAGACAAATACTTTCAGAT
This window of the Osmerus mordax isolate fOsmMor3 chromosome 19, fOsmMor3.pri, whole genome shotgun sequence genome carries:
- the c19h21orf91 gene encoding protein EURL homolog isoform X1, giving the protein MDEEEQFVNIDLNDDNICSVCKLETETGTLSFCHVCFELSIEGVSASTLLHSKSLRGHRDCFEKYHLIANQKLSRSKVSRSAYEGMKLALSQKIGRIVQYAQNKDSSSSDGLGRRGGKLLCYSQQGDCKLLPQSDAQVPRYAPRWNQGTATGLPDYAAGMLECHTAEELGLGLLEDSQGCLWGGTGRQGLQHLSPPLGGEQTQHRHQGHGRDQLVKMSMDELHQLNGQLLLQIQKVFEELTGAVQEKDSLASELHVRHIAIEQLFKNCAKLPWLQISRAGVKASSSAPVE
- the c19h21orf91 gene encoding protein EURL homolog isoform X2 — protein: MEFGLRPRDVTGLDRVSASTLLHSKSLRGHRDCFEKYHLIANQKLSRSKVSRSAYEGMKLALSQKIGRIVQYAQNKDSSSSDGLGRRGGKLLCYSQQGDCKLLPQSDAQVPRYAPRWNQGTATGLPDYAAGMLECHTAEELGLGLLEDSQGCLWGGTGRQGLQHLSPPLGGEQTQHRHQGHGRDQLVKMSMDELHQLNGQLLLQIQKVFEELTGAVQEKDSLASELHVRHIAIEQLFKNCAKLPWLQISRAGVKASSSAPVE